Proteins from a genomic interval of Xiphophorus maculatus strain JP 163 A chromosome 7, X_maculatus-5.0-male, whole genome shotgun sequence:
- the LOC111609203 gene encoding trace amine-associated receptor 13c-like: MEIQDRTDLCFPHLLNSSCRKPTFHWSEAVLLNSVLLFISLITVVLNLLIIISVSHFRQLHTPTNILLVSLGVSDFFVGLLLMPFEIYRFTFCWFLGDAMCALFGFFIGNLISASIWNIVLISVDRYIAICYPLDYSRKISLMRVKYCVCLCWFCASSCSFVYSNDVMVQAGRSKSCIGECKLTLSYILGTFDLIFNFIFPVTTIIVLYLRVFVVAVSQARAMRSHITVASFHSATSGTKRSELKAARTLGVLVVVYLMCYCPYYCYSLVGISLTSTSYASILCFVFYSNSCLNPVIYALFYPWFRKAVKVIVTLQILQPGSREAKLL, translated from the exons ATGGAGATCCAAGACAGAACTGATCTCTGTTTCCCACATCTCCTCAACAGCTCCTGCAGGAAGCCCACATTTCACTGGTCTGAAGCCGTTCTCCTGAACTCTGTGCTGCTCTTCATCTCACTGATCACTGTAGTGCTCaacctcctcatcatcatctcagTCTCACACTTCAG GCAGCTCCACACTCCTACAAACATCCTCCTCGTCTCTCTGGGtgtttcagacttttttgttgGTCTCCTGCTGATGCCTTTTGAAATCTACAGATTTACATTCTGCTGGTTTCTTGGAGACGCCATGTGTGCTTTGTTTGGTTTCTTCATTGGTAACCTCATCAGTGCTTCAATTTGGAACATTGTTTTGATATCAGTCGACCGCTATATTGCTATATGCTACCCTCTGGATTACTCCAGGAAAATCTCGTTGATGAGAGTCAAatattgtgtttgtctgtgttggTTCTGTGCTTCTTCCTGCAGCTTTGTCTATTCAAATGATGTGATGGTTCAGGCTGGCAGGAGTAAATCCTGCATTGGAGAATGTAAATTAACCCTAAGCTACATTCTAGGAACATTTGaccttatttttaatttcatatttccaGTAACAACCATCATAGTTCTGTATTTGAGAGTATTTGTGGTGGCTGTGTCTCAGGCTCGTGCCATGCGCTCTCACATTACAGTCGCCTCGTTTCATTCGGCGACATCAGGAACAAAGAGATCAGAGTTAAAAGCAGCCAGGACTCTGGGGGTTCTAGTTGTTGTATATCTAATGTGTTACTGTCCTTATTACTGCTACTCTTTAGTTGGGATTAGTTTAACCAGTACCTCATATGCATCGATTTTGTGCTTTGTCTTTTATTCCAACTCCTGTTTAAACCCTGTGATCTATGCCCTGTTCTACCCCTGGTTCAGAAAAGCTGTTAAAGTCATTGTTACTCTACAGATACTGCAGCCTGGCTCACGTGAGGCCAAGCTGCTGTGA